A part of Cotesia glomerata isolate CgM1 linkage group LG4, MPM_Cglom_v2.3, whole genome shotgun sequence genomic DNA contains:
- the LOC123264381 gene encoding uncharacterized protein LOC123264381 encodes MFPQTLNIETGKIITSMAEEVLPASLKKLEIDRLTNNPHIGGSNEKLTTANPFRSSGRGTTGDTSYLFRRRSMPNRPTPNFVSPRGVKCTTNFKPSKNDKLLDGQKKNSIIKEAVLKLNNNNSSTCLSDTLASTLLQEACKLSISSIRNPRTFGHGSVTKDFKALNINTDSRLAKDDTSLPESSYHTSSFKRARSNTMPSLKRPGPGPGGGEETNNSVAAAAAAAVAAASTANIPGNNSNNEGIYSSNNAGQSTSANTCSIQARMSPPSSCDVTIDELASYFEEFVHIPKKMSRMAEMMYI; translated from the exons ATGTTTCCACaaacattaaatattgaaacgGGAAAAATAATAACGAGCATGGCAGAAGAAGTGCTGCCGGCTAGTTtgaaaaaacttgaaattgaTCGACTTACTAATAATCCTCA TATTGGTGGTAGCAACGAAAAATTAACAACAGCAAATCCATTTCGTTCAAGTGGCCGTGGTACAACTGGTGACACTAGTTATTTATTTCGTAGAAGATCGATGCCAAATCGTCCAACACCAAACTTTGTAAGCCCACGTGGTGTTAAATGTACAACGAATTTCAAACCAtctaaaaatgataaattactggatggacagaaaaaaaattcaattataaaagaagccgtattaaaattaaataataataattcgtCTACGTGTTTAAGTGATACCTTGGCTAGTACATTATTACAAGAGGCCTGTAAACTAAGTATTTCAAGTATTAGAAATCCTAGAACATTTGGACATGGTTCGGTGACGAAAGATTTCAAGGCTCTGAATATTAATACTGATTCGCGATTGGCTAAGGATGATACCAGTTTACCTGAAAGCTCTTACCATACTAGTAGTTTTAAAAGAGCAAGAAGTAACACCATGCCTAGTTTAAAACGACCTGGACCTGGACCTGGTGGCGGCGAAGAAACCAATAATTCTGtcgctgctgctgctgctgccgCTGTCGCAGCTGCTTCTACTGCTAATATACCtggtaataatagtaataatgaaGGAATTTATTCATCAAATAATGCTGGTCAATCAACGAGCGCAAATACTTGCTCTATACAGGCACGAATGTCACCACCTTCATCGTGCGACGTAACTATTGATGAACTTGCGAGTTACTTTGAAGAGTTTGTTCATATTCCAAAGAAGATGTCCAGAATGGCTGAAATGATGTATATCTAA
- the LOC123264382 gene encoding tyrosine-protein kinase Src64B isoform X1 has product MGKCCSKRQEPQPIVYKKTEAALTSKHSNGGSLDRYTADPNQRGVQARADIIRPRPTPCKIQIPHQPRKTSSPVVLPASHSQRTNKIVVALYNYTARESTDVSFVKGDQMEVLDDSEPDWWRVLHLRTLQEGLIPWNFVAVERSVESEDWFFENVSRKEAGKLLLVDENPRGTFLVRPSEHNPRGYSLSVKDWEEGRGHHVKHYKIKPLDNGGFFIATNQTFPTLPALVMAYSKNALGLCHVLSKPCPKPQPDMWDLGPELRDKWEINRSEIQLIRKLGHGNFGEVYYGKWRNKIEVAVKTLRPGTMSTEAFLQEAAIMKQFRHRHLVALYAVCSKEEPIYIVQEYMCNGSLLDFLRTGDGKYMQFEDLIYIAAQVASGMEHLESKQLIHRDLAARNVLIGEKNKAKICDFGLARIIEDDEYCPKQGSRFPVKWTAPEAIVYGRFSIKSDVWSYGILLMELFTYGQVPYPGMHGREVIEQVDKGYRMPKPANQPLPDSIYRLMLQCWDACPEKRPTFEFLNHYFESFNVTSEIPYLEPPTD; this is encoded by the exons ATGGGCAAGTGTTGCAGCAAGAGGCAAGAGCCTCAGCCAATTG tgtaCAAAAAAACTGAAGCTGCTTTAActtcaaaacacagtaatgGAGGTTCTTTGGATAGATACACAGCTGATCCTAATCAAAGAGGAGTGCAAGCTCGCGCAGATATTATCCGACCTAGGCCGACACCTTGTAAGATTCAGATTCCACATCAACCTCGTAAAACAAGCTCGCCTGTCGTATTACCTGCAT CTCATTCACAGAGAACGAATAAAATAGTGGTAGCACTTTATAACTACACTGCAAGAGAGAGCACAGACGTGAGTTTTGTGAAAGGCGATCAGATGGAAGTTCTAGATGACTCTGAACCTGACTGGTGGCGGGTATTACATCTGAGAACCCTTCAAGAAGGACTTATACCTTGGAACTTTGTAGCAGTTGAACGTTCAGTCGAGAGTGAAGA CTGGTTCTTCGAGAATGTGTCGAGAAAAGAAGCTGGAAAATTACTCCTGGTGGATGAAAATCCAAGAGGAACATTTTTAGTTAGACCAAGCGAACATAATCCACGCGGATACAGTCTTAGTGTTAAAGATTGGGAAGAAGGACGGGGTCATCATGTTAAACATTACAAGATTAAACCTCTGGACAATGGTGGCTTCTTTATTGCTACTAATCAAACCTTCCCAACACTACCAGCTCTTGTAATGGCCTACAGCa aaaatgcCTTGGGTCTATGTCATGTCTTGTCGAAACCATGTCCGAAACCACAACCTGACATGTGGGACCTTGGACCAGAGTTACGTGACAAATGGGAGATAAATCGGAGCGAGATACAGTTGATACGTAAACTCGGACATGGTAATTTCGGTGAAGTCTATTATGGCAAGTGGCGTAACAAGATTGAAGTTGCTGTAAAGACTCTCAGACCCGGTACAATGTCAACGGAAGCATTCCTCCAAGAAGCAGCAATAATGAAACAATTTAGGCACAGACATTTAGTCGCGCTGTATGCCGTATGCTCCAAAGAAGAACCTATTTATATTGTTCAAGAGTACATGTGTAATGGAAGTCTTTTGGACTTTTTGAGAACTGGTGACGGTAAATATATGCAATTCGAGGATCTTATTTATATAGCAGCTCAAGTGGCTTCGGGTATGGAACATTTAGAGAGCAAACAGCTTATTCATCGTGATCTTGCTGCACGTAATGTGCTTATTGGCGAAAAGAACAAGGCTAAAATATGCGATTTTGGCCTCGCAAGGATTATTGAAGATGACGAGTATTGCCCCAAGCAAGGTAGCAGGTTTCCTGTCAAGTGGACTGCGCCAGAAGCTATTGTTTACGGCAGATTCAGCATTAAAAGTGATGTCTGGTCTTATGGAATATTACTTAtggaactttttacatatGGACAAGTTCCTTATCCAG GTATGCATGGTCGTGAAGTTATTGAACAAGTGGATAAAGGCTACAGAATGCCTAAGCCAGCGAATCAGCCATTACCGGACAGCATTTACCGTCTTATGCTGCAATGTTGGGACGCATGTCCAGAGAAACGACCTACCTTTGAATTCCTCAATCATTACTTTGAATCATTTAATGTGACAAGTGAAATACCATACCTTGAACCGCCAACTGACTGA
- the LOC123264382 gene encoding tyrosine-protein kinase Src64B isoform X2, producing MGKCCSKRQEPQPIVYKKTEAALTSKHSNGGSLDRYTADPNQRGVQARADIIRPRPTPSHSQRTNKIVVALYNYTARESTDVSFVKGDQMEVLDDSEPDWWRVLHLRTLQEGLIPWNFVAVERSVESEDWFFENVSRKEAGKLLLVDENPRGTFLVRPSEHNPRGYSLSVKDWEEGRGHHVKHYKIKPLDNGGFFIATNQTFPTLPALVMAYSKNALGLCHVLSKPCPKPQPDMWDLGPELRDKWEINRSEIQLIRKLGHGNFGEVYYGKWRNKIEVAVKTLRPGTMSTEAFLQEAAIMKQFRHRHLVALYAVCSKEEPIYIVQEYMCNGSLLDFLRTGDGKYMQFEDLIYIAAQVASGMEHLESKQLIHRDLAARNVLIGEKNKAKICDFGLARIIEDDEYCPKQGSRFPVKWTAPEAIVYGRFSIKSDVWSYGILLMELFTYGQVPYPGMHGREVIEQVDKGYRMPKPANQPLPDSIYRLMLQCWDACPEKRPTFEFLNHYFESFNVTSEIPYLEPPTD from the exons ATGGGCAAGTGTTGCAGCAAGAGGCAAGAGCCTCAGCCAATTG tgtaCAAAAAAACTGAAGCTGCTTTAActtcaaaacacagtaatgGAGGTTCTTTGGATAGATACACAGCTGATCCTAATCAAAGAGGAGTGCAAGCTCGCGCAGATATTATCCGACCTAGGCCGACACCTT CTCATTCACAGAGAACGAATAAAATAGTGGTAGCACTTTATAACTACACTGCAAGAGAGAGCACAGACGTGAGTTTTGTGAAAGGCGATCAGATGGAAGTTCTAGATGACTCTGAACCTGACTGGTGGCGGGTATTACATCTGAGAACCCTTCAAGAAGGACTTATACCTTGGAACTTTGTAGCAGTTGAACGTTCAGTCGAGAGTGAAGA CTGGTTCTTCGAGAATGTGTCGAGAAAAGAAGCTGGAAAATTACTCCTGGTGGATGAAAATCCAAGAGGAACATTTTTAGTTAGACCAAGCGAACATAATCCACGCGGATACAGTCTTAGTGTTAAAGATTGGGAAGAAGGACGGGGTCATCATGTTAAACATTACAAGATTAAACCTCTGGACAATGGTGGCTTCTTTATTGCTACTAATCAAACCTTCCCAACACTACCAGCTCTTGTAATGGCCTACAGCa aaaatgcCTTGGGTCTATGTCATGTCTTGTCGAAACCATGTCCGAAACCACAACCTGACATGTGGGACCTTGGACCAGAGTTACGTGACAAATGGGAGATAAATCGGAGCGAGATACAGTTGATACGTAAACTCGGACATGGTAATTTCGGTGAAGTCTATTATGGCAAGTGGCGTAACAAGATTGAAGTTGCTGTAAAGACTCTCAGACCCGGTACAATGTCAACGGAAGCATTCCTCCAAGAAGCAGCAATAATGAAACAATTTAGGCACAGACATTTAGTCGCGCTGTATGCCGTATGCTCCAAAGAAGAACCTATTTATATTGTTCAAGAGTACATGTGTAATGGAAGTCTTTTGGACTTTTTGAGAACTGGTGACGGTAAATATATGCAATTCGAGGATCTTATTTATATAGCAGCTCAAGTGGCTTCGGGTATGGAACATTTAGAGAGCAAACAGCTTATTCATCGTGATCTTGCTGCACGTAATGTGCTTATTGGCGAAAAGAACAAGGCTAAAATATGCGATTTTGGCCTCGCAAGGATTATTGAAGATGACGAGTATTGCCCCAAGCAAGGTAGCAGGTTTCCTGTCAAGTGGACTGCGCCAGAAGCTATTGTTTACGGCAGATTCAGCATTAAAAGTGATGTCTGGTCTTATGGAATATTACTTAtggaactttttacatatGGACAAGTTCCTTATCCAG GTATGCATGGTCGTGAAGTTATTGAACAAGTGGATAAAGGCTACAGAATGCCTAAGCCAGCGAATCAGCCATTACCGGACAGCATTTACCGTCTTATGCTGCAATGTTGGGACGCATGTCCAGAGAAACGACCTACCTTTGAATTCCTCAATCATTACTTTGAATCATTTAATGTGACAAGTGAAATACCATACCTTGAACCGCCAACTGACTGA